The sequence acatatacatacaaatgCATTACGCTTTTTGAATGATACTTGCTTTCTCTATGAAagacactttcttttttttgtctgtagttaaaaaaaaatggaaggtAGGACAACATGTAACTATGACATAATCTCTGCAGTAATGCAAAGTACACCTAAGCTGttcacaaaattcacaaaaactgCAGATAATACTGGTATGGTCCTTTCAAACACTTCATACACAGCTTGAAACACATTACCTACACATTGTGTTAAGGCAACCCAGCAAAAACTTATCACTACCCATAGGAATAGGTTtgacaatctctctctctatctctctctctctctcattgtgaCTACCATAACTCAAATCCATTTTCACTTTcccaggaatgtgtgtgtgtgtgtaaactagTCTACTAGAACAAACTTGTACATTAGTATGTTATTGAATCAATGTTTGCTTATTGCTTTGTTTGACAAAGTGTTCAAGGAATAAAAGCAAGTTTTCTTCTTGCCCATTCTGAGGAGTTACCACTCCCTGTACTCCCTGTTGACCCACTCTGAATAAAGTATTCCTTGTAACATTTATGGTGGAATAAAAAGAAGGAGGAATTGCATTTCCCAGTGCTTGTACAGCACATGCTACTGAGATGAGCTCACTTCTCTCACACCCACCTGCCTGTTCTTAGTTGTATGTAAGGGGAGGGTTGTGACACTTTTTAAAGATGTGTTACACCCACCCCACCACTGTCAGCCATTGTTTAGCTAGTTGTATAAGCAAACTGAGTTGAAATTAGCAGGGGAAAAATGCCTCACATTATCCCTGATTGGTGGAATTGGTGATGTTACAACTCTCTCCATGTTACAACCATACCCaccatgctgaaaaaaaacaatagaaaccctcatagaatttgtaatgattttaatggttgTAGAGGGAATTGCAtcggttttaatggaaactgtaatggtccctttGGATCTCTCCTGGTAATttattgccttctattggtggcatgttatgtctagtggataccatttaGGACCCTTAATGGTAATGGGTTTTAATGGTTacctgatggtttgtaatggcatttgtagtggaaaccattagaatttctgtgatgttttctattgactttattattattattattattattattattattattattattattgataccTATTAGAGTTTAATAGGTTCTACAGTGTAATCTACCATTGATGCTATTATCTACTCAATAGCTATTGCACATATTCACTGCCCATCACCTTGTTATATATTTAcggtttatatttacatattcaacCTGCACTTTGTTGTAATTTGCAGAATGCTAATATTTGCATGTGCTACATGCTAAACTGCATTTCGTTACTCAGTACCTGTACTGTGCAGTGACAATAAAgttgtatctatctatctatctatctatctatctatctatctatctatctatctatctatccacctacTTCAAATGGCATCTACTGATATTAGTTGTAAAACCTAATGCtacaagtcaagtcaagtcaagtggcttttattgACATTTCAGATACAGctggtagagtacacagtgaaatgaaacaatgttccttgaggaccacggtgctacataaaacaacacactaaccacacgagacgacacagaacttaaataagacctacacattctacacaaagtgcctgtgcagacgtgtgctaacGACACAATATAGTATAGTAACTACTAAACCAGGACAATGGGAACAGTAAGAGACagaggataagcagtacagaggatggatggatggatggatggatggatggaggtcatagttaaggttagcccttcaattttcaattcaattcaattcaattcaattcaattttatctgtatagcgctttttacaatagacattgtctcaaagcagctttacagaaatatcaacacggtatacagatattaaaggtgtgaatttatcccaactgagcaagccactgagtggcgacggtggcaaggaaaaactccctaagatgttttaagaggaagaaaccttgagaggaacccgactcagaagggaacccgtcctcatctgggtaacaacagatagtgtgaaaaagttcattatggatttatttgaagtctgtttggccttaggagcagccgtagtccagcagtctggaattagagaagatttgagctccatccagaggcagaaaggatctggatctctagtatatccataaattcgtgtggggctcggcaaaaggagagagggagaaaaaagataattatgactgcgaagtagtagaacagaatctagtcagggtaggcttgagtaaacaaatacgttttaagcctagacttaaacactgagactgtgtctgagtcccgaacactaataggaagactgttccataactgtggggctctataagagaaagctcttccccctgctgtagccttcactattcgaggtaccgtcaaatagcctgcatgttttgacctaagtaggcgtggtggatcatataaaaccaaaaggtcgcttagatattgtggcgcgaggccatttagtgctttataggttaataaaagtattttatagttaatgcgagattttactgggaaccaatgcagtattgataatatcggtgtgatatggtcgtatcttcttgttctagtaaggactctagcagctgcattctggactaactggagcttatttatattcctactggaacatccagacagtatggcattacagtaatctaatctagaggtgacgaatgcatgaactagtatttccgcatcatgtagtgacaatatgtttcttattttagaaatatttccgagatgaaagaaggctatcctagtaatattatctacatgagcatctaatgataggctggagtcaataatcactccaaggtctttaactgctgcacatgatgaaacagaaagaccatccagagtaaccatgtgatcagaaagattacttctagctacacgtgggcctaataaaagtatttctgtcttatcaggattaagtagaaggaagttaattaacatccaatgtctaatgtcctttacacaatcctcaactttactaagcttctgtctgtcctctggcttcgctgaaacatacaactgtgtatcatcagcataagagtggaagctaattccatgtttacgaataatttgacctaggggtagcatatataaagtaaagagcagtgggcctaaaacagaaccctgtggaactccaaaagtaacctcagtacgcatggagaaatcaccatttacatctacgaactgataacaatcggtcagataagacctgagccaggagaggactgttcccttaatgccgaCAACATTTTCtgatctatcaaggagaatagtgtgatctatagtatcaaaagctgcactaaggtcgagtaacacaagcagcgagacacaaccctgatcgtaagtcagtagaaggtaatttactactttaactaacgctgtctatgtgctatgatgaggtctaaatcagttattcctatctaagtacgagcataactactttgctacaaccttttctaaaatcttagagatgaaggggagatttgatattggtctatagttggacgattgagacgggtcaagatcagattttttaatcaagggtttaataactgctaatttaagtgatttaggtacatagccagtgcttagggaagaattgattatatttagaagtggttcaattactcctggacaaatctgtttaaacaaacatgtaggtacgggatctagtatgcaagttgatgaattggctgaagagattaatgtagcccTTCATTAGGTCATGATTAGTACATGctttaactcatcattagttcatatttaaataagtattaattcaggtattagtgcatgattattcatgtactgttattgtaaagtctTACTTAAATGTCTATGGAATGTTTGCCTCTTTGGTACCAATTACagtgtttctgttgttttttgttgttgttgttgatttttatgGCTATAAAACACATCTGGTGAACAGGTCTAATAAACTTGTTCCAGGctatttaaaacatgttttgttttttggttttgaaAACATTTATCGACCTTGGACATAGACCTTTAAATGCCGCTGTAGTATTGGATAAGTCTGTACAATCACTGGGCTCATCACTGGGCAAAGAGAATGAAAGGGatggtatgtttaaaaaaaaaaaaaaaaaaaaaaaaagggaggaggaggataaCAAAACGCTTCCAGAGAACTGCCAGTGAACCTTCACTTCACAACTAACCTGAACCTCTGCTTTTAAGTGCAGAGTGCTGAGTTAGGAGGAGACTCAACACAACACTGCGCACTCCGAATGAAGACGACAGGATTTCTTACACGTACACAAACTGTAAACAGTTCATATGGGAAGGAAATGTCCACTTGGGTTTCCACGACATGGACTTCCTGACAGttctatttttgtttcagtttgagCCGTGCTTCAGCGTGTGCTGGTGAGGTCGTCTAGAATGGAAGGTGAGTGGGACAAAAAAGGCTAACATAAtaagaataattaataataatacacttagaatgaatacatttcattcatcattagtaGCCGATTTATCCTGATCAGTGTcagtagtgatgtgtcgttcatgaacgattcgttcattttgaacgattctttaatatgattctttaATATGACTCCGGGACAACGAGTTGTCTTAGAGAGTGGTTCGTTGATTATTGTGttgaccgcgcatgcgcagCAACGTTCCTATAGGTTATGTAcaggaaaaacagaaatgattagttcacctctcgagtcttcgggttcgagtcgctCGTTGTTCCGGTGACCGCCCCATAGGCAACGCACCATGCAGTACTAGAAACGTAAATTattagttcacgtctcgagtcttcgggttcgagtcgttcgttcatcacggCACGTCTCtactgcattcagcctatgggACGGTCACGTGATGAAtaaacgactcgaacccgaagattcgagacgtgaactaatcatttctgtttcctgtgacaaaagaacgactcggatcgggaggtgaggtgaactaacactGGTTATCAACTTTTTATGAGctctggacccctagcatatttcaAACCCCCTCACTCCACGACAATTATAGGttatatatttaacagtcatttctatatatgttgctttatttgattaatatttaccattaataatattaacactgaacatttaaaattgaatgaaaacatttcaagatttttattttttatttatttatttattttttacattttattgttggtgtgacatttaatttatcTCTCTGAatgatctttattattattattattattattattattattttatccatcaatgcgatGCTtaaacttgtctaccactcataggtttttgcaaattatcatttcatttgtaaataaatttaaaataaatccatcagtGAACGATCATTAGCTCAGAtaacgtgatatttgtgaatgcagcTGAATAACTAAATtggttcattttaaaacatatcttatttgaatatattttgatacatttaacaaaatatatataataatatttaaacctaaaaaaaaaaacaactttcccACTGACCCCCTGCAATAACAACCCggaccactaggggtccgcgGACCCCCGGGtgagaaacactgaaacagaCTGCATAACCTGAAGACCTAAggctaagctattaattaataatttatatttCTCATAATTTGTCCTTGGTTGCATTAGTCTATAGTTTATATGatagtttattaagtactaaatgtgttggggaatttaacgtgtaacattttaattatattctgctgaaatgaacgaaatgactcgtaaaaagattcattcattttgctgaacgagattcaaagatccgagtcagtaaaatgatccgaacttcccatcactacacGGTAGAGGCACTTCCTTAGTCTATCTGTGAAACAGCCACTTAGCCACCCTGTAATTAGTCATTATTACATGGAGAGGTTGCATGTCCATGATGTAAGCAATGtcatagtatgttatgtttacgtttacaatattttttaaaaattacattgtTATTCTTTTTGACACCTttacactagaactgtgtacagGTCTGCACTACACTGTCTCTTACTGTTCCCATTGTCCTGGTTTAGTAGTTACTATACTatcttgtgttgtttgcacacGTCTGCACAGGCactttgtgtagaatgtgtaggtcttatttaagttctgtgtcgtctcatgtggttagtgtgttgttttatgtagcaccgtggtcctggaggaacgtttcatttcactgtgtactctTCCAGCTGTATATGGATGAAATGGcaataaaagccacttgacttgacttgacttgtaGCATTAGGTTTTACAACTAATATCAGTAGATGCCATTTGAAGtaggtggatagatagacagacagacagatagatagatagatagatagatagatagatacaacTTTATTGTCACTGCACAGTACAGGTACTGAGCAACGAAATGCAGGTTAGCATGTAGCACATGCAAATATTAGCATTCTGCAAATTACAACAAAGTGCAGgttgaatatgtaaatataaaccgTAAATATATAACAAGGTGATGGGCAGTGAATATGTGCAATAGCTATTAAGTAGATAATAGCATGAATGGTACATTACACTGTAGAACCTATTAAACTCTAATAggtatcaataataataataataataataataataataataataaagtcaatagaaaacatcacagaaattctaatggtttccactacaaatgccattacaaaccatcagctaaccattaaaacccatTACCATTAAGGGTCCtaaatggtatccactagacataacatgccaccaatagaaggcaataaATTACCAATAGTGACCCACATGGACCATTACCGTTTCCATtgaaaccaatacaattcacattataaccattaaaaccattacaaattctataaggGGTTTCTACCCAGATTATCCATggatattatataatgtatatacaaataatatgcagctatataaaaataacctaggagtttgtgaaccctttagaattgtatatatttctgcataaatatgacataatcAGAAATAGACAACGAGAGCcctattaaacaaatgaggcaaaaatattatacttggtcgtttatttattgagggaaatgatccaatattacatatctgtgagtggaagtatgtgaacccttgctTTCGGAATCTGGCGTGACCCCCTTGTTCAGCAGtaactgcaaataaacatttccagtaaacTGTTGGTCAGTCCTGCACGTATGCAGTCCtgatcagcttggaggaatattagccaatccatcgcagggcacaatcacacacacgtttacattcatacacccatttatacactacggacactttggacatgccagtcagcctaccatgcatgtctttggactgggggaggaagccggagtacccggaggaaacccccgcagcacggggagaacatacaaacaccgaatcaaaccccaaccctggatgtgtgaggtgaacgtgcgaACCACTAACCCACCGTGCGCCCACATGTACCACATTTGTGTATACATAATTTTTGTACATATGTTTGCATATATCATTTGCATTCATcttgctgtttttatttggtttgaTAAACTCTCATTTCCATTAGATTTGCATTATAGGCTGTCAAACAgactgtctgtttctctctctctctctctatctctctctctctctctttctttgtcagAAGCACACTACTACAACTTGTTCCTCAAGAAGTTCTGCTGAAATTCACTATACCACGAGAAAACATTCATACCTGTAAAGCTATAAAGTTACACAGTTCCTCGATGATAGCCTGTGGGGTTTCCAGAGTGTTTCTATTTATAGGCTATTGGGAATGAACGACATACTCAAgtgtcttttgttctttctatGGAGAAAAatggtcaaatttatttatttatttatttgtcattaataaCTCTGGAGAGGGTGGAGAACAACCTACAATTGAATTCACTACACATTTTAGAAGGTTCTTCTGGTAATTTTAGGGGAACACTTGCAAACATTAATCCAACGGATTTGTGTAAAAGAGGGCTAAAGTCAAATAAAATCACATGTAGCATCCTTTAAAGCCATAGTCTGGATATATTTTCTAGACTTCTGTTGTGGTAGACATACAGGCATAAATCACTTGTGTCAAGAATGGCTCCTTCCATACACTCCAGAGCTGTCAATTTCCCCAAATGTCCATTGCATATATTTTAATCAGTACGTAcattactgtgcaaaagtcttaagtacatgcaaagaaatgctgtaatgCAGAGataccttcaaaaataatgaaatgcagTGTTTCTCCTGATGaactgtttcagtgtttaatcatgttttctttcccTTTAGATTCTCTGGAGATATCATTCACAATGAAAAATGATTCTCTGAATCAAACCAACTGCACCGAATTCAAATACCTAGCATATACTATTACCTATACCATAATGGTTCCAGTTGGATTTTTCAGTAATTTGACTGCTCTGTTTGTGTTCCTGAGGCAGACAACTAAGAAGACAGCCAACACTGTGTTCATGACCAACTTGGCTATTTCTGATGTTGGCTTCTCCTTAACATTGCCCTTTCGCCTGATTTACTACTTTAGGGAATGCCACTGGGACTTTTGGGACTGGCTGTGTCGCTGGTGTGTGTACTCTTTCTATATGAACCTCTATACCAGCGTGCTGTTTCTCACGGGTCTAAGTGTGCTGCGCTATCTTGCTGTGGTGCACCCCATTCGAAATAAGACCCTGGTGACTATACGGCGGGCCAGTTTGGCGTGTTTTTGCATCTGGGTCTTCGTAGCGATCATGTCCATTCCTTTCCTGATGACAGGAACTACAGAGAATAACGGGaaaaaaagctgttttgaaATTAAAAACACGACCGGCTGGAAACGAGTACAACAACTCAATTATGTGGGACTGATCTTTGGCTTCCTGATCCcattcatcatcatcctggGCTGCTATGGGTGCATCATCCAAAGACTATTTGCTAATCAGAATTTACAGAATCGAAGGCAGATCCAGCGCCGGCGCTCTGTGTACCTAATCGTTGTGATCCTCAGCACCTTCCTGCTGTGCTTTGCACCGTACCATATAGTCCGCACGCTTCATCTGCGGGCCGCAGTATCCGAGAACAAAGAGCAGGAGACATACCTGCTCAAGATTTTGGTCATCACTCTGTGTATGGCTGCATCGAACAGCTGTCTGAACCCCCTACTATACTATTTCGCTGGAGAGAGCTTCCGAACATCCTTCAGCAGGGCCTCACGGCGCATGACAATCAGCTCTTTAAATGATAGTATACGCCTGTCACGATATTCATGGACCCAGAGGAACCGATCAGGAAGCCAGAGGAAGAAAAGTCAATCCATAGATACTGTCCTGAGACCAGAGAAAAAGCTGGACTTAGATAATGAGAAatagaaatccatccatcttctataccactttatccttttcagggtcacaggggaacctggagcctatcacagagaacatggggcacaaggcggggtacaccctggacaggatgccaatccatcgcagggcacaatcacattcactacggacactacagacactttggacacaccaatcagcctaccacgcatgtctttggactgggagaggaaaccggagtacccggaggaaacccccacagcacggggagaacatgcaaactccgcacacacagggccacggtgtaatcgaacccccgaccctggaggtgtgaggcgaacgtgctaaccactagtAGCCAAAGGATGGGTGCTAACCCACCGTGCACCCATCCTTTGGCTACTTTAGAAATTGACACTGCATTTTTGACTgacttattcttcttattaccACCTTTCAGTCACATAATAGAAAATTTT comes from Ictalurus punctatus breed USDA103 chromosome 11, Coco_2.0, whole genome shotgun sequence and encodes:
- the cysltr3 gene encoding cysteinyl leukotriene receptor 2; the protein is MEDSLEISFTMKNDSLNQTNCTEFKYLAYTITYTIMVPVGFFSNLTALFVFLRQTTKKTANTVFMTNLAISDVGFSLTLPFRLIYYFRECHWDFWDWLCRWCVYSFYMNLYTSVLFLTGLSVLRYLAVVHPIRNKTLVTIRRASLACFCIWVFVAIMSIPFLMTGTTENNGKKSCFEIKNTTGWKRVQQLNYVGLIFGFLIPFIIILGCYGCIIQRLFANQNLQNRRQIQRRRSVYLIVVILSTFLLCFAPYHIVRTLHLRAAVSENKEQETYLLKILVITLCMAASNSCLNPLLYYFAGESFRTSFSRASRRMTISSLNDSIRLSRYSWTQRNRSGSQRKKSQSIDTVLRPEKKLDLDNEK